In Flavobacterium sp. CS20, a single window of DNA contains:
- a CDS encoding GMC oxidoreductase, protein MSKNNIKVSPQQFDAIVVGTGISGGWAAKELCENGLKTLVLDRGRNIEHITDYKTAHMDPWDFPNGIATTRKTKERKFKQHRTGYTTQEPHQHFFVDDIKHPYNEKRRFDWIRGYHVGGRSLVWGRQSYRLSDIDFEANKKENIGIDWPVRYKDIEPWYDKVEEFIGISGENLGLKQLPDQKLLKPMNLNCVEQHLKKKIKESFDDGRLLTIGRVAHITEGTKPGAGRTTCQYRDRCMRGCPYGAYFSSNASTLPTAEATGNMTLRPHSIVYEVVYDELTQKASGVRIIDAQTHEKIEYKAKVIFLCASAMASNSILLQSKSKRFPNGLGNDNDLVGRNLMDHHFWVGATAIADGFDDKYYKGRRANGVFIPRFRNIGGKTNSKDFVRGYNYQGGATRSNISEMVAELKYGPKLKEVILKPGEWKIDLIGFGETLPNHNNRLFMNYDKKDEWGLPTITFDADFGENELAMRKDMKDQAVKMLKAAGFKNVKGYDVKENRAMGLGIHEMGGAQMGRDPKTSVLNAYNQVHTCKNVYVTDGAFMTSSGSQNPSLTYMAFTARATNHAAKQLKKNSI, encoded by the coding sequence ATGAGCAAAAACAATATTAAAGTCTCCCCACAACAATTTGATGCTATAGTTGTAGGTACAGGTATATCAGGCGGTTGGGCGGCTAAAGAATTATGTGAAAATGGTTTAAAAACTTTAGTATTAGATCGCGGTAGAAATATAGAACATATCACAGACTACAAAACCGCTCATATGGATCCTTGGGACTTTCCTAACGGTATAGCAACAACGCGAAAAACAAAAGAAAGAAAATTTAAACAACACCGAACAGGCTATACGACTCAAGAACCTCACCAACATTTTTTTGTTGATGATATCAAACATCCTTACAACGAAAAGAGACGATTTGACTGGATTCGCGGTTATCACGTAGGTGGCCGATCTTTGGTTTGGGGTCGGCAAAGCTATCGTTTAAGCGATATAGATTTTGAAGCCAACAAAAAGGAAAACATTGGCATAGATTGGCCTGTGCGATACAAAGATATTGAACCTTGGTATGATAAAGTTGAAGAATTTATTGGCATTAGTGGCGAAAATTTAGGATTAAAGCAGTTGCCAGACCAAAAACTGCTCAAGCCTATGAATTTGAATTGTGTAGAACAACATTTAAAGAAAAAAATAAAAGAAAGCTTTGATGATGGTCGATTGCTAACTATTGGTAGAGTTGCACATATCACCGAAGGCACAAAACCTGGAGCTGGACGAACCACGTGTCAATATCGAGACCGATGTATGCGTGGTTGCCCCTATGGTGCTTATTTTAGTAGCAATGCATCAACCTTACCAACAGCAGAAGCAACAGGTAATATGACGTTAAGACCACACTCTATTGTCTATGAAGTTGTTTATGATGAACTTACTCAAAAAGCTTCTGGTGTGAGAATTATAGATGCACAAACTCATGAAAAAATTGAGTATAAAGCCAAAGTTATCTTCCTTTGTGCTTCTGCAATGGCTTCTAATTCTATTTTACTTCAATCAAAATCAAAACGATTTCCAAACGGTTTAGGTAACGATAATGATTTGGTTGGTCGAAACCTTATGGATCATCATTTTTGGGTTGGTGCTACGGCAATTGCTGATGGGTTTGATGATAAATACTACAAAGGACGCCGTGCTAATGGAGTTTTTATTCCACGGTTTAGAAATATTGGGGGCAAAACCAACTCCAAAGATTTTGTTCGTGGTTACAACTACCAAGGCGGTGCTACACGATCAAATATTTCTGAAATGGTAGCCGAACTAAAATATGGACCTAAACTGAAAGAGGTAATTCTCAAACCAGGTGAGTGGAAGATAGATCTCATTGGTTTTGGAGAAACTTTACCTAATCATAATAACAGGTTATTTATGAATTATGATAAAAAAGACGAATGGGGCTTGCCTACTATAACTTTCGATGCTGATTTTGGAGAAAACGAACTGGCTATGCGAAAAGACATGAAAGACCAAGCCGTCAAAATGCTGAAAGCTGCTGGTTTTAAAAATGTAAAAGGCTATGATGTTAAAGAAAACAGAGCAATGGGCTTAGGTATTCATGAAATGGGTGGTGCACAAATGGGACGTGACCCAAAAACATCTGTCCTCAATGCCTACAATCAAGTGCATACTTGTAAAAACGTTTATGTTACCGACGGTGCATTTATGACCTCATCAGGAAGCCAAAACCCTTCGTTGACCTATATGGCTTTTACAGCAAGAGCGACCAATCATGCGGCTAAACAACTTAAAAAGAATTCAATTTAA
- a CDS encoding RNA polymerase sigma factor, with protein MKLKNLIKQCQNKELKAQKALYEIYSSKLFSLCLKYSKNYAEAQDNLQDAFISIYENIHQFKHKGSFEGWMKRIAINTALQRYRNQKVFSLNYEENLIQPDNDYTENNISLQELLKCIQELPNRYRMVFNLYVLDGHSHKEIAEMMNISEGTSKSNLARGRQILKDKVNRIIDNKNLNKTAKTL; from the coding sequence TTGAAATTAAAAAACCTCATAAAACAATGCCAAAACAAAGAGCTAAAGGCTCAAAAAGCTTTGTATGAGATATACAGTTCAAAATTATTTAGCTTGTGTTTGAAGTATTCAAAAAATTATGCAGAAGCTCAAGACAATCTTCAAGATGCGTTTATAAGCATTTATGAAAACATTCATCAGTTTAAACACAAAGGCTCTTTTGAAGGTTGGATGAAACGCATAGCCATTAATACGGCACTTCAGCGTTATCGCAATCAAAAGGTGTTTTCTTTGAATTATGAAGAAAACCTAATCCAACCCGATAATGATTACACCGAAAACAACATAAGTCTGCAAGAACTTTTAAAATGTATTCAAGAATTGCCTAATCGATACAGAATGGTGTTTAACCTTTACGTGCTTGACGGACATTCACATAAAGAAATTGCAGAAATGATGAATATATCCGAAGGCACATCAAAATCAAATTTAGCCCGCGGAAGACAAATTTTAAAAGATAAAGTCAACAGAATAATCGATAATAAAAACCTGAATAAAACAGCCAAAACTTTATGA
- a CDS encoding serine hydrolase, giving the protein MKKFIKTLKWILVSILILVVGLYILGYGYIFKGIQVVYLTGHTTAFIDDYPYFDNRTIETSTPQPWKLSDQYNSVSASKKLEEINDELGTVAFLIIKDGKIWYENYAENYSKTSKTNSFSVAKSFTVSLLFKAIQEGYITSIDQPITDFFPEFKGKFASQCTVGDLASMSSGLNWNEQYYSPFSMTAKSYYDNNIRTLIKSLAIEDQPGQSFKYLSGNTQLLGMIIEKATHKSLSEYLSQSFWRPLGMNDFGLWQLDSAESGMEKSYCCIATNARNFAKLGQLYLQNGWWNGQQLIEDKFVKKATHPRFEESPQYGYGFWLSDYKDKHIFAMRGILGQYVIGIPKDDLLIVRLGHHRSPNRINYFPKDFYVYIDEAYGMLASEFTDSTFSFIK; this is encoded by the coding sequence GTGAAAAAATTTATTAAAACCTTAAAATGGATTCTTGTCAGCATATTAATTTTAGTCGTAGGACTTTATATTTTAGGTTACGGCTATATATTTAAAGGGATTCAAGTGGTTTATCTCACTGGGCACACCACAGCTTTTATAGATGATTATCCTTATTTTGACAACCGCACTATAGAAACATCAACACCACAACCGTGGAAATTGTCTGACCAATACAATTCGGTTTCTGCATCTAAAAAACTTGAAGAAATCAATGATGAACTAGGAACTGTAGCTTTTCTTATCATAAAAGACGGAAAAATTTGGTATGAAAACTACGCTGAAAACTATAGCAAAACTTCAAAAACCAATTCTTTTTCTGTAGCTAAAAGCTTTACAGTCAGCCTTCTTTTTAAAGCCATTCAAGAGGGTTACATTACAAGTATAGATCAACCCATAACAGATTTCTTTCCAGAATTTAAAGGCAAATTTGCTTCACAATGCACAGTTGGCGATTTGGCTTCAATGTCAAGCGGTTTGAATTGGAATGAGCAATATTACAGTCCATTTTCTATGACGGCAAAGTCCTATTATGACAATAACATCAGAACATTGATAAAAAGCTTAGCTATTGAAGACCAACCAGGTCAATCTTTTAAATATTTAAGCGGGAATACGCAACTTCTCGGAATGATTATAGAAAAAGCAACTCATAAATCTTTATCTGAATATTTGAGCCAAAGTTTTTGGCGTCCACTTGGCATGAATGACTTTGGTTTATGGCAACTCGATAGTGCAGAAAGCGGTATGGAAAAAAGCTATTGTTGCATTGCAACAAACGCTAGAAATTTTGCAAAGCTGGGTCAGCTTTATTTACAAAATGGGTGGTGGAATGGTCAGCAACTTATAGAAGATAAATTTGTAAAAAAAGCAACTCATCCAAGGTTTGAAGAGTCTCCTCAGTATGGTTATGGTTTTTGGTTGAGTGATTATAAAGACAAACACATTTTTGCAATGCGAGGAATTTTAGGCCAATACGTGATAGGCATTCCTAAAGATGATTTGCTTATCGTTCGATTAGGTCACCATAGAAGTCCAAATAGAATCAACTATTTTCCTAAAGATTTTTATGTTTATATAGATGAAGCATATGGGATGTTAGCCTCAGAATTTACAGACAGCACATTTTCTTTTATCAAATAA
- a CDS encoding histone deacetylase, producing MLKIAFDSIYQHPLPEGHRFPMEKYELLPKQLLYEGTCEAENFFKPEIDLKNENYIKLAHDKFYLKTLYNCDLERKEAKKIGFPLTAQLVKRERLIANGSIEACNYALKNGVAMNIAGGTHHAFRQRGEAFCMLNDQAICAYYLLQNNLAHSVLIIDLDVHQGNGTADIFKNESKVYTFSMHGKNNYPFQKEKSNLDIALDDKTGDDEYLKTLKSILPKLIDKVKPDFAFYLSGVDIIKTDKLGRLSCTVEGCKARDEFVLETLHQKHIPVEISMGGGYSKDIKIIIEAHANTFRLAQQIYF from the coding sequence ATGCTAAAGATTGCTTTTGATTCTATATACCAACACCCACTTCCTGAAGGACATAGGTTTCCTATGGAAAAATACGAATTATTGCCCAAACAATTATTGTATGAAGGAACTTGTGAAGCGGAGAATTTTTTTAAACCAGAAATTGATTTAAAAAATGAAAATTATATTAAACTCGCTCATGATAAATTCTATTTAAAAACACTTTATAATTGTGATTTAGAGCGAAAAGAAGCAAAAAAAATAGGATTTCCTCTTACGGCTCAGTTGGTTAAACGCGAAAGACTTATTGCCAATGGAAGTATAGAAGCATGCAATTATGCTTTAAAAAACGGTGTTGCAATGAATATAGCAGGAGGAACTCACCACGCTTTTAGGCAGAGAGGCGAAGCCTTTTGTATGCTCAATGATCAGGCGATTTGTGCTTATTATTTGCTCCAAAACAATCTGGCACATTCTGTATTAATTATAGATTTGGATGTTCATCAGGGAAATGGCACCGCTGATATTTTCAAAAATGAGTCAAAAGTTTATACCTTTTCTATGCATGGCAAAAACAACTATCCTTTTCAAAAAGAAAAATCTAATCTTGATATTGCTTTAGATGATAAAACAGGAGATGATGAGTATTTAAAAACCCTAAAATCTATATTACCAAAGCTCATTGACAAAGTAAAGCCTGACTTTGCATTTTATTTGAGCGGCGTTGATATTATAAAAACGGATAAGTTAGGCCGATTGAGCTGTACAGTTGAAGGCTGTAAAGCTAGAGATGAATTTGTTTTAGAAACGCTTCATCAAAAGCATATACCTGTTGAAATTAGTATGGGCGGTGGTTATTCTAAAGACATTAAAATTATCATCGAGGCACATGCTAATACATTCAGGTTGGCTCAACAAATTTATTTTTAG
- a CDS encoding DUF5675 family protein: MEVRLGLYRGHFPQGTVGALYYFDEFMSFTIELPWKTNQVNVSAIPDGVYELKLRYTKKFKWHLLVEGVPGRSWILFHPANDSSKELEGCIAPVSSLINVGYGYSSRKALDRILDKLRPHFQAKDKVKIELRSSHFEDHIQLQGQLKDKS, from the coding sequence ATGGAGGTTAGGCTTGGCTTGTATAGAGGGCATTTTCCACAAGGTACGGTTGGTGCTCTCTATTATTTTGATGAGTTCATGAGTTTTACAATAGAATTGCCATGGAAAACGAATCAAGTCAATGTGTCAGCGATTCCAGATGGTGTGTATGAATTGAAATTGAGATACACCAAAAAATTCAAATGGCATTTGTTGGTGGAAGGCGTGCCAGGTCGATCCTGGATTTTGTTTCATCCCGCCAATGATTCATCTAAGGAACTGGAAGGCTGTATTGCTCCTGTCAGCAGTTTAATCAATGTTGGTTATGGGTATTCATCGAGAAAAGCTTTAGATCGAATTTTGGATAAGCTGAGACCGCATTTTCAAGCGAAGGACAAGGTCAAAATTGAACTGAGGAGTTCACATTTTGAAGATCATATTCAACTGCAAGGACAGTTAAAGGATAAAAGTTAA
- the recA gene encoding recombinase RecA: protein MSTEDKEKATKLKSLKLTLDKLDKTYGKGTVMKMSDQSVVNVDAISSGSLGLDLALGVGGYPRGRVVEIYGPESSGKTTLTLHAIAEAQQKGGIVAFIDAEHAFDRTYAENLGIDIDNLIISQPDHGEQALEITDNLIRSGAIDIIVIDSVAALTPKSEIEGEMGDSKMGIHARLMSQALRKLTSSISKTNCTVIFINQLREKIGVMFGNPETTTGGNALKFYCSVRLDIRRSTQIKDSNSEVKGNKTRVKVVKNKVAPPFKVAEFDIMYGEGISKVGEIIDIGVDYEIINKAGSWFSYGDTKLGQGRDAVKTLLKENPDLMDELEVKIKEAIKIAKSKD, encoded by the coding sequence ATGAGTACAGAAGATAAAGAAAAAGCGACTAAACTAAAGTCGCTTAAACTCACCTTAGACAAATTAGACAAAACCTACGGCAAAGGCACGGTGATGAAAATGAGCGACCAATCGGTAGTCAATGTTGATGCCATTTCATCAGGCTCACTGGGCTTAGATTTGGCTCTTGGTGTTGGTGGTTATCCTCGCGGTCGAGTTGTTGAAATTTACGGACCAGAATCTTCTGGTAAAACCACTTTAACTTTGCACGCCATAGCCGAAGCTCAACAAAAAGGTGGCATTGTCGCTTTTATTGATGCCGAACACGCCTTTGACAGAACCTATGCCGAAAACTTAGGCATTGATATTGATAACTTAATCATATCGCAACCCGACCACGGTGAGCAAGCTCTTGAAATTACAGATAACTTGATTCGCTCTGGTGCAATTGATATTATTGTGATTGACTCCGTTGCCGCATTGACCCCAAAAAGCGAAATAGAAGGCGAAATGGGCGACTCCAAAATGGGTATTCATGCCAGATTGATGTCACAAGCTTTAAGAAAATTAACTTCAAGTATCAGTAAGACCAATTGTACGGTGATTTTTATTAATCAATTACGTGAAAAAATAGGCGTGATGTTTGGCAACCCAGAAACAACAACAGGTGGAAACGCCTTAAAATTCTATTGTTCGGTAAGACTTGATATACGTCGCTCTACACAAATTAAAGACAGCAATAGCGAGGTTAAAGGAAACAAAACCCGTGTCAAAGTCGTTAAAAACAAAGTCGCACCACCATTTAAAGTTGCAGAATTTGATATTATGTACGGCGAAGGTATTTCTAAAGTCGGCGAAATTATAGATATCGGTGTGGATTATGAAATTATCAATAAAGCAGGCTCGTGGTTCAGCTACGGCGACACCAAACTCGGTCAAGGTCGTGATGCTGTAAAAACTTTACTCAAAGAAAACCCAGACTTGATGGACGAACTTGAAGTAAAAATCAAAGAAGCCATAAAAATTGCCAAAAGTAAAGACTAA
- a CDS encoding gluconate 2-dehydrogenase subunit 3 family protein: protein MNRREVLKRIGIASATVVATPTVLSILNSCTTEPQLWTPKFLSIPQGQFLTKIVNVFLPKTDLPSATELNVPEFIDRYINEVFKIKDQQRFKLAFDKVLLKFEDESKKEINKIDAKDIQLFLDQHLKVKGETDTERENNPDFKGLTTSECLDVLKNFSILAYLTTEKIGEEVLAYDPIPGTYYCGNLQELTQGKSWSLEYSNFPYTDLK, encoded by the coding sequence ATGAATCGTAGAGAAGTTTTAAAACGTATAGGTATTGCATCAGCGACCGTGGTTGCTACACCAACAGTGTTGAGTATATTAAATAGTTGTACTACAGAACCTCAACTGTGGACACCAAAATTCTTAAGCATTCCACAAGGACAATTTCTCACAAAAATAGTCAATGTGTTTTTACCTAAAACCGATTTACCATCTGCTACAGAATTAAATGTCCCAGAGTTTATTGACCGTTATATAAATGAAGTGTTTAAAATTAAAGACCAGCAACGCTTTAAACTGGCTTTTGACAAAGTGTTATTAAAATTTGAAGATGAATCAAAAAAAGAAATCAATAAAATTGATGCTAAAGATATTCAATTGTTTTTAGATCAACATTTAAAAGTAAAAGGAGAAACAGACACAGAAAGAGAGAACAACCCTGACTTTAAAGGCTTAACCACTTCTGAATGCTTAGACGTCTTGAAAAACTTTAGTATATTAGCCTATTTAACAACCGAAAAAATTGGAGAAGAAGTCTTAGCCTATGACCCTATTCCAGGAACTTATTATTGTGGCAACTTACAAGAATTAACACAAGGCAAATCTTGGTCTTTAGAGTATTCTAATTTTCCTTACACTGATTTGAAATAA
- a CDS encoding MotA/TolQ/ExbB proton channel family protein, translating to MFISLLQEVTDQANPVAEVSEEKSISLLELLFSGGLGGTIIIIILAVLLFVAIYIYFERLFAIKARSKTDKNFMSQIKDNVSNGNIEGAKVRCAQENSPVARLTAKGISRIGTPLEDINTAIENAGRLEVYKLEKNVSILATIAGAAPMIGFLGTVIGMVLAFHELATSSGQAEMGLLAEGIYTAMTTTVAGLIVGIIAYIGYNHLVVKTDKVVHQMEATAVDFLDLLNEPT from the coding sequence ATGTTTATAAGCCTTTTACAAGAGGTTACTGACCAAGCCAATCCAGTTGCAGAGGTTTCAGAAGAGAAATCTATTTCCCTACTCGAATTGCTGTTTAGTGGTGGTTTAGGCGGTACCATAATTATTATCATCCTTGCCGTTTTGCTTTTTGTCGCGATTTATATTTATTTCGAGCGTTTGTTTGCCATAAAAGCAAGATCCAAAACCGATAAAAACTTTATGTCTCAGATTAAAGATAATGTGAGCAACGGCAATATTGAAGGTGCCAAAGTGCGATGTGCCCAAGAAAATTCGCCAGTAGCAAGGTTAACTGCTAAAGGCATTTCAAGAATTGGCACTCCACTTGAAGATATCAATACTGCCATTGAAAATGCTGGACGACTTGAAGTCTATAAGCTTGAAAAAAACGTCAGTATTCTCGCAACTATTGCTGGTGCAGCTCCTATGATTGGGTTTCTTGGAACGGTTATCGGTATGGTTTTAGCCTTTCATGAGTTAGCAACAAGTAGCGGTCAAGCTGAAATGGGCTTGTTGGCTGAAGGAATTTATACCGCTATGACAACTACTGTTGCTGGACTTATTGTTGGTATCATCGCTTATATTGGTTATAACCATTTGGTGGTTAAAACCGATAAAGTGGTGCATCAAATGGAAGCCACAGCCGTTGATTTCTTAGACTTATTAAACGAACCGACTTGA
- a CDS encoding energy transducer TonB translates to MSFLETKYEKKSFVITSILYVMLILLLLLLGLKYFDPPKEKGILVNFGTTEMGQGNTQPTKPVKTTPEQNIPEPTPQPQTQPTSSEVKEEVATQETEEAPVIKEEEQKKEITPEKNEPKKEEPEEEVPKEETKPVEKKPEEVPEKKPDPKPDKAVTDAMDNLLNGPENNGESKNSEGNDQTAGDKGDPDGDPEVKSYYGTGKGLDGDGNYRLGGRKALTKTKYTQDCNESGTVVVKIEVDQNGNVIKATPGEKGTTNSDPCLLKPAQRLALDTKFNKDSNAPSRQVGYITYVFKLSD, encoded by the coding sequence ATGTCTTTTTTAGAAACCAAATACGAAAAAAAATCATTTGTCATCACAAGCATTTTGTATGTGATGTTGATTTTGTTATTGTTGCTATTAGGCTTAAAATATTTTGACCCACCAAAAGAAAAAGGTATTCTCGTCAATTTCGGAACCACAGAAATGGGGCAAGGCAATACACAGCCCACCAAGCCCGTAAAAACGACTCCTGAACAAAATATACCTGAACCTACGCCACAGCCACAAACTCAACCTACAAGCTCTGAAGTCAAAGAAGAAGTGGCAACTCAAGAGACCGAAGAAGCTCCAGTGATAAAAGAAGAAGAGCAGAAAAAAGAAATCACACCCGAAAAAAACGAACCTAAAAAAGAAGAGCCTGAAGAAGAAGTCCCAAAAGAGGAAACCAAACCCGTAGAGAAAAAACCCGAAGAAGTTCCAGAAAAAAAACCAGACCCCAAACCTGATAAAGCCGTAACCGATGCTATGGACAACTTACTAAATGGTCCAGAAAATAACGGCGAATCTAAAAACAGCGAAGGCAACGACCAAACCGCAGGCGACAAAGGCGATCCTGACGGTGACCCCGAGGTTAAATCTTATTACGGCACGGGCAAAGGTCTTGACGGCGATGGCAATTATAGGCTTGGTGGTAGAAAAGCTTTAACCAAAACAAAATACACCCAAGACTGCAACGAATCTGGAACCGTGGTTGTGAAAATAGAAGTGGATCAAAATGGGAATGTCATCAAAGCTACACCAGGTGAAAAAGGCACAACCAACAGCGATCCGTGTTTATTAAAACCCGCTCAACGTCTTGCATTAGATACCAAATTCAACAAAGACAGCAACGCTCCTTCAAGGCAGGTTGGCTATATCACTTATGTGTTTAAGTTGTCGGATTAG
- a CDS encoding biopolymer transporter ExbD: MNLRGRNKISADFSMSSMTDIVFLLLIFFMLTSPVITPEALDLILPKAKGKTTNKHNISVSINKNLEIYINQDKVSESGLEQNLINRLKDIENPTIILRAEEGVPIEKAVKVMDIANRNRFKVVLAVKPN; this comes from the coding sequence ATGAATTTAAGAGGACGAAATAAAATCAGTGCTGACTTCAGCATGTCGTCTATGACCGACATTGTTTTTCTATTGCTCATCTTTTTTATGTTGACTTCGCCTGTGATTACACCCGAAGCTTTAGATTTAATTTTGCCAAAAGCCAAAGGCAAAACGACTAACAAACACAACATATCGGTAAGCATAAACAAAAACTTAGAAATTTATATCAATCAAGATAAAGTCAGCGAAAGCGGTTTGGAACAAAATTTGATTAATCGTTTAAAAGATATAGAAAATCCAACCATTATTTTAAGAGCTGAGGAAGGCGTTCCTATAGAAAAAGCTGTTAAAGTAATGGATATTGCAAATAGAAACCGATTTAAAGTCGTTTTGGCCGTGAAACCAAATTAG
- the serS gene encoding serine--tRNA ligase, translating to MLDIKNIRTHRDRYEKALAKRAFDAKSLFDKLLELDNKRRSTQVELDEILAKSNSISKQIGLLFKNKQTQEANELKKETGKLKEKSKSLSEQKDTLESEIEQLLYQIPNVPHDSVPNGQSEEDNVEVYAEGDIPKLHNEALPHWEIAKKYDIIDFELGNKITGAGFPVYKNKGAKLQRALIQYFLDKNIAGGYQEVQVPLVINEASGYGTGQLPDKEGQMYYVGEDNLYLIPTAEVPITNIYRGDIINESDLPIKLTGYTPCFRREAGDYGAHVRGLNRLHQFDKVEIVNFVKPELSYKVLDQMVEHVKDILKELHLPYRILKLCGGDLGFTSALTYDFEVYSTAQKKWLEISSVSNFETYQANRLKIRYKDKANKNKLIHTLNGSSLALPRVIAGLLENFQTKDGIEIPDVLKPYTGFDRID from the coding sequence ATGTTAGATATTAAAAATATTAGAACCCATCGTGATAGATACGAAAAAGCTTTGGCAAAAAGAGCTTTTGACGCCAAATCACTTTTTGACAAACTGCTTGAATTAGACAATAAAAGACGATCTACTCAAGTTGAACTTGATGAAATTTTAGCCAAATCTAACAGTATTTCAAAACAAATTGGGCTACTTTTTAAAAACAAGCAGACTCAAGAAGCCAATGAGCTTAAAAAAGAGACTGGCAAACTAAAAGAAAAAAGTAAATCTCTGTCTGAACAAAAAGATACATTAGAATCAGAAATTGAACAGCTATTGTATCAAATTCCTAATGTGCCTCATGATAGCGTCCCTAATGGACAAAGTGAAGAAGATAATGTAGAGGTTTATGCCGAAGGTGATATTCCAAAACTACATAACGAGGCTTTGCCACATTGGGAAATTGCTAAAAAATATGATATCATAGATTTTGAACTTGGGAATAAAATCACAGGTGCTGGATTCCCTGTGTATAAAAATAAAGGTGCTAAACTACAGCGGGCATTGATACAATATTTTTTAGATAAAAATATCGCAGGAGGATATCAAGAAGTACAGGTGCCACTTGTTATCAATGAAGCTTCTGGTTATGGTACAGGTCAACTACCAGACAAAGAAGGTCAAATGTATTATGTGGGTGAAGATAATTTGTATTTAATCCCAACGGCAGAAGTTCCTATCACTAATATATACAGGGGCGACATTATCAACGAGTCTGATTTACCGATCAAATTAACAGGCTATACACCATGTTTTAGACGTGAAGCTGGCGACTATGGTGCTCACGTAAGAGGCTTAAATCGGTTACATCAGTTTGACAAAGTTGAAATTGTCAATTTTGTGAAGCCAGAATTGTCATATAAAGTTTTAGATCAAATGGTAGAGCATGTGAAAGACATTCTTAAAGAACTTCATTTACCTTATAGAATTCTTAAACTATGCGGTGGCGATTTGGGCTTTACCTCAGCTTTAACCTACGATTTTGAAGTGTATTCTACTGCTCAAAAAAAATGGTTAGAAATATCGTCTGTTTCTAATTTTGAAACCTATCAAGCCAATCGTTTAAAAATCAGGTATAAAGATAAGGCTAATAAAAATAAGCTTATTCACACTTTAAACGGAAGTTCATTAGCATTACCTCGCGTTATTGCAGGTTTACTTGAAAACTTTCAAACCAAAGATGGAATAGAAATCCCTGATGTTCTTAAACCTTATACGGGTTTTGATAGAATCGATTAG
- a CDS encoding Hsp20/alpha crystallin family protein, with protein MGLMTRTSNGWLPNLLEDIFDDRLTENGFSALKSLPAVNIEEKEDKYSLELVAPGKSKKDFNIELDNDLLIISSETKDEKETEDKNFTRREFSYESFKRSFTLPDTVDANKIKANYKNGILYLDLPKREEAKTQPKRLIDIS; from the coding sequence ATGGGACTAATGACAAGAACAAGTAACGGATGGTTGCCAAATTTATTAGAAGACATTTTTGATGACAGGCTAACCGAAAATGGCTTTAGTGCCTTGAAATCCTTACCAGCTGTAAATATCGAAGAAAAAGAAGATAAATACAGTTTGGAATTGGTCGCTCCTGGTAAATCTAAAAAAGATTTTAACATTGAATTAGACAATGATTTATTGATTATTTCATCTGAAACTAAAGATGAAAAGGAAACAGAAGACAAAAACTTTACTAGAAGAGAGTTTAGTTATGAAAGCTTTAAACGTAGCTTTACATTACCAGATACTGTTGACGCTAACAAAATAAAAGCTAATTACAAAAATGGTATTTTGTATTTAGATTTACCAAAACGCGAGGAAGCTAAAACACAACCTAAGCGTTTGATTGATATAAGCTAA